The genomic interval TACAATCTGCCGATTGACATTCCAGCATTTTTCCAGCATTTCCGCGATGGAGATATTCCTATAGGTGTGGCCGATTTTAACACTTATGTGCAGCTGCTCGTTGCTGCTCCGGAAATAACCGGACACTGGAAAATCGCACCGCTGCCGGGCATCGAGCAAGAGAACGGCGAGGTAGCAAGATGGTCGCCGCAGGCTATATCTGCCGCGATGATCATGAAGAAAAGTGAACGGAAAGACGATGCTTGGAAGTTTCTAGAGTGGTGGACCTCGGAGGAGGTGCAATCGCAATACGCCAAAGACGTCGAGTCCTTTTATGGCATTGAGTTCAGATGGAATACGGCGAATGTCAATGCGATGAAGTCGCTCACTTGGCCGAGCGATGACCTGAAGGCGCTTCAAGAGCAGGCGCGCTGGGCGAAAAACATGCCTTATGTACCGGGTTATTATTTCTTGAACAGAGAGATGGAGTTTGCGTGGAATCGGACGGTTCTCGAAGGCATACCAGCGCAGGAATCGCTTGAGGCTGCTCAGCTGTCCTTGCAGCGGGAAATGAATCGCAGACAAAATGACTTTGGCATATCGGCTAATGAGGATTTGAAAATTCCGCAAATTAAACAACCTTACGAATGGGAGGAACCGCAGAAATGAATACGCAGCTTTCTCCCAGCATAGCTAAGCCGAAGCAGAAATCCGCTTTGCGTGTGAAATGGAATCGCTTTTGGCGGGAAATGAGACGTGATGCTTTTTGTTATCTGTTTCTTGCGCCGTTTCTCATTTGCTTCCTAATGTTTATCGTCATTCCGGTTGTTATGGCAGCGACACTTGGATTTACGTCTTATGACGGCTTTGGTTCGCTTCATTTTATCGGAGTACGAAATTACATCAGCTTGTTCACACAGGACATTATTTTTCTAACTAAAGCAATTCCGAATACGTTTTTGTTCGCGTTAATCGTAGGGCCGGGAGGTTATGTTTTAGCTTTCCTGTTCGCTTGGCTCATTCATCAGCTGCCGATTCGCATTCGTGATTACTACACGCTTGCGTTTTATGCACCGTCTATGGCTGGCGGCGTCGCGTTATCCGTCGTTTGGATTGCGACGTTCAGCGGTGACCGCGTCGGTTATTTTAACAATTTTTTGCTTAAGATGGGCTGGATCGACAGTCCGACGATTTGGCTGCAGGACCCTAAATATTTGCTCAATATTATGATCATCGTATCGCTCTGGGTTAGCTTTAGCGTTGGTTTTCTCGCTATGCTGGCTGGTCTTCAGACGGTAAATCGTGAGCTGTACGAGGCTGGCCGCATAGACGGGATTTCTAGCCGCCTGCAGGAGGTTTTCTACATTACAATTCCGTCGATGAAGCCGCAAATGCTGTTCAGCGCGGTCATGTCGATCGTAGGAACGCTGAAGGCGGGAGGCATATCCACCCAGTTGACGGGGATGGCAATTACTCCTTCCTATTCAGGGCATTTGATTATTAATCATATTGACGATTACGCTTTTATCCGTTTCGAGCTCGGTTATGCATCTTCTGTCTCAGTCATGCTGCTGATCATCAGTTATTTTGCAATGAGATTTGCTTATCGGCTGTTCGGATCAAAGGAGGAGCTGTAAAACCATGATTCGAAAACTTCGCAGAGTGACGCCGTTTCAGATCATCCTTGTTACTGTTTTTACCGCACTGGCCGCATTCATGTCGCTGCCGATCGTGTTTATTTTGAACCATGCCTTCAAGCCGCAAAATGAGCTCTTTCTTTTTCCGCCGCGATTTTTGGTGCAAAACCCAACGCTGCGCAATTTTGAATCGCTTATATTGCATGCATCAAACGCGACGGTTCCGTTTACCCGTTATTTGTTCAACAGTTTAATTGTAGCGGGACTTACGTTGTTTACGGTCATCATCGTCAGCACTATGGCAGGGTATGTGCTTGCGAAATACCAGTTTCATTTCAAGCAGCTGATTTTGTCTCTTATTACTTTATCGTTGATGTTTGCACCCGAGACCGTTGGGATTCCGAGGTACTTGATTATCAGCGGAATCGGCATCAACAATACGTATTTCGGACATATTCTTCCTGCATTAGCTTCTCCGATCGCCGTATTCATGCTGGTGGGCTTTATTTCGCAAATTCCGGGAGAACTGCTGGAAGCAGCCAAGATCGACGGGGCCAGCCACTTCGGTATTTTTACCAAAATGGTGCTTCCGCTCTCCGTTCCCGCCATTGCGACCATATCCATCTTCACATTCCAAGGCGTGTGGGGCGATGTGGAGACGTCAACATTATTTATGCAAGAGGAAACGATGAGAACGTTAGCCTTCTATGTCAATAGTCTGCTTAGCGGATTGCAAAACAGCGTATCGGGACAAAACATGGCCGCCGCTGCCGGCTTGCTCATGTTCGTACCGAACCTAATTATCTTCTTGCTCTTCCAGCGAAGAGTGCTTGAGACGATGGTCCATTCCGGAATTAAGTAATTCAAACCAGCAAAGGAAGTCGTGACGATGAAGAGATTTCTAATATTCCTGCTTCTTGCGGCGACCTCCATGCTTGTCGCACCAGAAGCGATACACGCGGAGCTTCCCTATCGAACGGCCTACTATGACAGCAATCAATCGACTTGGCTGCGTATACAGCCGGTTTATTCACCAGCTGAAACGAAGGGAGTTCGCTTTGTAGAGCCGATCGATCTGCAGGTGGGCGCAGACGATAAGGTTTATGTGGCTGACAAAGGAGCAAACCGAGTTATTGTGCTTGATAATGACGGAGCGCTGCTGCAGACGATTGGCGAAGAAGAGGGAGCCGGCATGCTCAGTGCGCCGGAAGGCTTATTCGTTACGCCGGAAGGGGTCGTTTATGTAGCCGATTCGGGCAATCAGCGCATTGCTGTCTTTCGTGCCGACGGTACGTTCGACCGAGAGTACAAGAAGCCCGCATCCACTTTTCTGGAGCAGGAGCATTTTGTTCCCGTAAAGCTTGTCGTTGATCGGCGTGGCGTCATGTATGTCAGCTTGAACTCCTCTTATCAGGGCTTGCTGCGCATGAATGATAAAGGGGAATTCATGGGTTTCTTTGGTGCCAATAAAGCGCAGCAAACGGTACTCAACTGGCTGAAGAAGCTCGTTCTCAACAAGGAGCAGTTGGATAAAGAGACGGCAAGCCTCCCCCGGCCAATCTCCAATGTTGCCATTGATAAAGATGGATTTATCTTTACAGCAACGGCAGCGGGATTCGGGCAGGGCGCTATTCGCAAGCTAAATGCGGGCGGTGTCGATGCTTTTAAGAATAAAACGCTTGTTAATGGCCATGGAATCGTTGATGTTGCAAGCGATTCAAAAGGCTTCTTATACAACATTGATATGGAATCGGCCAACATTAATATTTATGACCAAAATGGCGAAGCATTGTTTGCTTTCGGGTTCATTGATAACGCAACACAGCAATATGGTGTTCTTGGATTTCCGACGAGCATTGGCGTAGATTCCAAATTCGGTGTCTGGATTTCTGACAGCCGAACAGGTACAATTCACAAATTTGTTCGCACGGAATTCGGAAGCGACGTTATGAATGCGTTGGGGCTCTATTTGGAAGGCAAATATGAAGAGAGCAAGCCTTATTGGGATCGCGTTTATGCCCGCAATGATATGTACAACGGTACTTTTCAAGGACTCGGCAAGGTGTATCTGCATGAGAATAACAATGAGGATGCGTTGACCTTCTTGAAAACAGCCTTTGATACAAAGGGCTACTCTAAAGCGTTCTGGCAAATCCGACTAGAGTTTTTGCAGCAGCATTTCATATGGATCGTTTTAGGCTTGGCAGCTCTACTTCTCTTGCTTAGGTATAGCCGAATGCTGCTTAAAAAGCAGCTACAGCGCCGCCCTTTGCCTGAATCATGGCAGCGCCCGCTTGGCGATTTGCGCAACCTTTGGTACGTCATGCTTCATCCTTATCATGGCTTTTACAAGCTGAAGGAAGCTAGAGTTGCGCCTTGGATTATTATTTTTATTTTAGTTTCGGTTGTAGCGGTGAAGATCTTAACGATTTATTACACCGGGTTTTTGTTCCATCCCGTGGAGCTCTCGCAGGTCAATCTATTTGGAAGTCTGGGATTATTCGTAGTTCCTTGGGTAACGTGGATCATCGCGAACTATCTCGTATGCAGCGTGAAGGACGGGGAAGGGAAATTCAGAGAGGTCATTCAAGGCAGCACCTATGCGCTTGCTCCGTATCTGTTCTTTTCCATTCCAACATTACTGCTGTCCAATATCGTGACGCTTGATGAGCGAGTGATCGTGGACTCATTAAACACGGTTATGTTCCTATGGATGGGTGTCATGCTGATCGTTATGACGCAGGTCATTCACAATTTCGATTTTGTGGAGACGCTCAAAAATATCGCCATCACGATCTTTACCATTGGCACGATTTGGCTGTTTGCTTTTCTCGTCTTCGGATTGTCCTACAATTTATACGATTTCTTCTATCAGCTTTACAAGGAGGTGACCTTCTATGGTTGAGTTCATCAAGCGTACTTCCCTTCGAGTAAAGCTTGCAGCAATCGCAGTTTGCGCATTACTTATTATCATTTTGGTTGTTATCCTGCAAGGAGATGAGCTCTCGCCGGCACAGGCGCTTGCCTACACTGGGATTAAGGAGAGAGTAGTGAGCAAGGCTCCTCTCTATGAAGGCGAGGCTTGGAAACCGCAAGCGGGAGCTGATGGTTTCGCAGAAGCACTAGCAAGCGAGAACTTCGCGCTTTATATTCAGCCCGCAAGCACACAGATTGCTTTGGTTGATAAACGAACTGGCTACAGGTGGAGCAGCAATCCTTCAGAAGCTCAGCTAAGCAGCGAAACGGTTAAAGGTGTGCTGCTCGCCAACTTGAAATCGCCTTTTGTTCTCACTTATGTCAGGACACAAGGGAAGGATCAGACGATCAGGGAAGTGCTGAATGCGAATGATCCGAAAGTGCAAACAACGCTGATCAAAACGGCAGAGGGACTTCAGGTTTCCTATGTTTTCCCGGAAAAACAGCTGGGCTTTACGATCCAATACGAGCTTACTGCAAAGGGGCTTAAGGTACGGATTCCAACGGAGGGAATTAAGGAGGACGGAGAATATGCCGTCTTTACGGTAGACTTGCTTCCCTACTTTGGCGCGGCTTCCTCAGAGGAGGATGGATATATTTTTGTTCCAGATGGACCAGGCGGCTTGATCCGATTTGACAGCGAGCGGGCTGGCGTGTCTAGAGGTTATATCCATCAGGTATACGGCCTTGAACTAACCAATACCGGAAATTGGACGCGTTCAGGTGAGAGACGTGAGAATATTGCTTACCCGGTGTTCGGCATGAAACGAGGCAGCAATGCCTTTATGGCGGTGCTTACGGAGGGCGGTGATTCGGCGAATATTGCTGCGATGCCGCCAGGTCTTAAATCCAATATGTATAACGTATTTTCCAATCAGATTTACCGCGAGGAATATTTGTACAGAATGAGCCGGCTTGCCGCACCGCTTAAAGCGGTACAGAAACAGCGATTGGATACGGATAGAGAGGTTGAATATCGCTTTCTTAATGGAGATGACGCTGGTTATGTCGGAATGGCGAAGGCTTATCGAGATTATATGACGGAAACCGGTAAGCTGAACGAGCCGTTAAAGCCTGTTGAACACACCCCTCTGTATTTGAAAATTATGGGGGGCAACTATACGGAAGCCTTCAGCAAAATCAAATATATTACGGCAACGACCTTTCCGCAGGCAACGAATATCGTAAATGGGCTGCTGGAGAAGGGTGTCGCTAATCTGAAGGTCATTTATTACGGCTGGCAAAATCAAGGCGATTATGACCTTTATGACCGGTTTCCAATTGAGGAGTCGCTAGGCGGCGAGACGGCTGCCAAGGCTTTTGTCTCCAATATGACAAAGCATGGCATTGACGTCATGTTCGAGGATGATTTTGTCTGGATCGATTCGGACAATTCCGATTTATCTGGCAAAACGAACGGTATTCGCGGCATTGATGAAACGGTATTTGTTGATGAGGGATGGTTTATCAGCAAGCCGTCACGCACCGTTGCCATGGCCTATCAAACGATTGAGAAGCTGAAAGAGATTGGCATATCCGGCATTTTGTACAACTGGATGGGTGAAATGGTGTTCCATGACTATGATCCGTCAGGCATAGAAACTCGTTCGGACACGATTGCTGTATACGATGGCTTACTCGAATACACGCAGAAGACGCTTGGCACGGCTGGCGTATATCGCGGGAATGACTACGCAGTTGGTCAAAGCGATTTTATTGCTAATTTGCCGCATGAATCCAGCTATGATTTCATGGTCGACGAGACGGTTCCTTTTTATCCCATCGTGCTTCATGGTTATGTATCGTATTCGTTGGGAGATGGCAATCTTCGTAATGATGTAGAAACTGAGTTTTTAAAAGCCATTGAATACGGAGCTGTTCCTTCTTTCTTCCTCACACATGAGGATTCACGGAAGCTCAAGTACACGGCTGCGAGTTTCTTATTCAGCAGTCAATATGAGAAGTGGACAGACCGCATTTTAAAGGAATACGAGGCTTTCGATTCCCTAGCAGGTTTGTATTCCCAAACGATTAAAAATCACGAAAAGCTGTCTGAAAATCGGTTTGCTACCGTTTATGAGGACGGCACACGGGTAATCGTCGATTATAACAGCAAGACGTTCGTCGTAGAGAAGGGAGTGGGCGCCTAATGCAAGCAAAAGCTAGAGTCCGTGCAGCGCGCCTTCATCTCTGGAAGCGCTACGGAATGGGACTGCTGTTCATGCTGCCATGGATTATTGGGTTTGCGATGTTCGTCATTATCCCGATTAGCTGGTCGTTATTTATGTCCTTTAACAAGGTGCAAGTAGCGGTCGGAGGATTTAAATATGAATGGGTCGGATTGCGCAATTTTCGGGATGCTTTTTTGAAGGATAACATTTTCCCAATTGAACTTATCACTTATTTCCAAGAAATGCTGCTGATGGTTCCGATCATCGTTATTTTTGCCCTGCTGATCTCATTAATGCTGAATCAGAAATTTCCTGGACGATTTATTTTCCGTGCGCTGTTTTTTCTTCCAGTTATTTTTGCAACAGGGCAAGTGCTCTCAGAGCTGTTCTTGCAAGGAGCTGGAGATATTCCATTCCTGGAGCAATACAATTTGCTTCCGATAGTTGAGGAATATGTTGGCAAGCAATTTGCAGAGACAGTAATGGCTGTTTTGGGCAAAGCGATTCTAATTTTATGGTATTCCGGTGTACAGATACTTATCTTTATTGCGGGTTTCCAGACGATTTCACCAACGATTTATGAGGCTGTGCGGATCGATGGCGCCTCCCCTTGGGACAGCTTCTGGAAAATAACGCTGCCAGCCTGTGTGCCATTCATCAGCTTGAATGTGCTCTACACGATTATCGACCTGTTCACATTCCCGCTTAATCCTGTGCTGAAGCATATCAAAGACAACATGTTTAAGGTCGATACCGGTTACGGCTACGCCAGTGCGCTCGCTTGGATTTATTTTGGACTCATCTTCGCGCTGATCGCCCTCGTATTATGGCTGTTTAACCGGAGCCTCAAGACAAGGAGGGTACATTCATGATTACTGCGATGAAGTCTGAGTTCGAGAAGGTTAGCCGCAGCGTAAGGGGAGTTCTTTGGGGCCGCAAAGCCCAGAAAACGAAAATGCTGGTGCTCGGACGAAGCTTGTCTGACGGATTGCTGGCGAAGCTCATCATTTATTTGCTGCTCTCGATTGTCGCTTATCTTTATTTACAGCCGATTCTTTATATGGTCAGCACGATGTTTAAGAACATGAGTGATCTCCTTGATCCGACGGTAAAGTGGATTCCGCGTGAGATTACCTGGGAAAATGTGACGAAAGCGCTGAAAGGTCTGCAATACCCAGAAGCGCTCAGAAACACTGCCCTTATATCGGTGACATGCTCGCTCGTACAGGTCATTATTTGTGCGATGACCGGCTACGCGCTTGCTAGGCTAGAGCTGCCATTCAAGGGACTTTTTACGGCGCTAATCATATTGACCTTCTTGATTCCGCCGCAGGTTATCATCATTCCGCTTTACGTTATATTCAGCAAGCTCGGCTTGTTGAATTCGATTTTTGTGTTTCTCATACCGGCTATATTCGGGCAAGGCCTTAAGGGAGCATTATTTATTCTCATTTTCCGGCAGTTTTTCAAAGCGCAGCCGCCAAGCTTGGAGGAGGCAGCGAAGCTGGACGGAGCTTCTACAGCGAGGCTGTTTTTCGGAATTATGCTGCCTCTTGCAAGGTCAGCGTGCTTAGTCGTGTTTCTCTTCTCATTTATTTGGTACTGGAACATGTATTATGAGCCATCGATGTTTCTTACCAAAGGTTTCACGCCGCTGTCGATTCGCCTAGATATGCTGGAGGATGTGCTGAATCCGTCCTTACTCGGTAATACGCGAACCATCGTTAATCCGATTACGGAGAGCACCAAAATGGCCGCAGCCTTCCTTATTATTTTACCGCCGATCATCGTGTTTATGTTCCTTCAGCGCTGGTTCGTTAGCGGTATTGAAAGAACGGGAATTGTTGAATAGTCCGCTGTCTACGCTAAGGTGCAGCAGCTCTTTAGGGGGGTGATGTTTCGGCAAACAGCTGCTGGAACGGTTTCAACGTTATAAAGAATGCTAAACCGCAAAAAACGAGGGGAAGGCTTACGAAACTAAGCTTATGCTTACGAAGCCAGTTTTGCTTCACAAAACTTAAAGCTTATGCTTACGAAGCTAGTTTTGCTTCACAAAACTTAAAGCTTATGCTTACGAAGCCAGTTTTGCTCTACAAAACTTAAAGCTTATGCTTACGAAGCCAGTTTTGCTTCACAAAACTTAAAGCTTATGCTTACGAAGCCAGTTTTGCTTCACAAAACTTAAAGCTTATGCTTACGAAGCTAGTTTTGCTTCACAAAACTTAAAGCTTATGCTTACGAAGCTAGTTTTGCTTCACAAAACTTAAAGCTTATGCTTACGAAGCTAGTTTTGCTTCACAAAACTAAGCTTATGCTTACGAAGCTAGTTTTGCTTCACAAAACTTTAGGAGGTCAAAAAATGAAAAACAAAAGCGCTTTGACATGGATGTTGTGTATGGTCTTGTTATTTTCAGTCGTTCTCTCGGCTTGCTCCGGCAATGGTGAAAAGAATAAAACGACTAACACTCCTTCTAATAATACAGCGACAGATGCACCTACCGATGATGCAGCCAAACCGGCTACAGAAGAGAAGCATGAACCTGTTACGATTAAACTCATTTCATGGTCCGATTCTTACACGGAATTATACAAAATGTTTAACGAAAAATATCCATGGATTACAATTGAACAGGTTCCTGTAAACGGCAAACCAATTATGGAGATCATCGCTACTTTGGAAGCGGCAGGAACACCAGCCGATTTAACTTGGATCGACAGTGATTTGATCTCGTTTGACCAAGCTGGCTTGGTTGAGGATTTGACTCCTTATATCGAGAAGGATATGACATTCCAAGATGTTCAGCTGCCTCAAGGATTTTTTGATACGATGACGTATAAAGACAAAAAATTGGCTGTGCCATTCGTTGACGTACCGATGTGGATACTCGTCAATAAAGATTTGCTTGCTAAGCATGGTGTTGAAATGCCAGCAAATGATTGGACTTACGATGATTTCCGCGATGTAGCCAAAAAAATTACCGATCCAGAAGCAGGGGAATATGGCTTAACGACACAGCCAGAATTTCAAATGCGTGTTCTTAGCACAAAAGCAATTGCTGACGGACATGCTGCAAACATTCATTACTTAAATGAAGATTTGACACAAAGCTTGCTCAATACGCCAGATGTAATGAACGATGTTAGATGGCTTTCAGATTTTGTGTGGAAAGACGGCTCCATGCAGAGCAATGCAAAGGCAAAGGAACAAGGCGATGTATCGAGAGAATTTATTAACGGTAAAACGGGCTTTGCGATCGGCGGAGACTGGGTACTTCCAGGCCTCAAAAAAGATGCAAAATTTGAATGGGATGTTTTGCCTTTCCCAAGAGGAAAAGTAAGCCAACCAGGTTATAGTATTTATGGTCCGCTTTCACTGCTCAGCGGTTCCAAGCATAAAGAAGAAGCTTTCCTATGGATTAGCTTCCAATTCTCCAAAGTAGCGCAAAAATGGAAGATTGACCAAGGTGCAAATGCTTCGGTTATCGATCCTGAATTGACCGCTTATTATGATGAAACGCCAATGTGGGAAGGCAAAAACAAGGAAGCTGTAAAAATTGCAAAAGAAAATGCAAAAATTCAGCCAGGTGTAACCGTTCCTGCTTGGTCTGAATACAACTGGAACAATATTTTGAATGAAATTATTTTTGATGGAGCAGATATTAATAAACTGATTCCAGAAACGGAAAAATGGAATAAACGGACACTAGAGGTTCGTGAATCGTTGAAATAATCGGAGTCTACCTTTAGTAGGCTAATCTCGAAATCACCCTATGTCGCATGGTTTGCGGCAATAGGGTGATTTTTTTGTATTAATAAGGTATGTAGATAGCCTAAGCTTAGTAATTCATATACTTAGTCATATAAAATAATTAATAATTTCAATATAAATATGTATTATTTAAGAAGTTTCAATCTAATTGGTTTAATTTACATAACATTTTAGTTAAACTGGTTTAATATAGATAAATTAACAGTGGGGGTTATCAAAAATGAAGATGGGATTACGCTCGTTGACGAATAAATTTATGCTAGTCATGGCCGTCGCATTAGTCATAATCGTAAGTGTGATTCTCATTTATGAATGGAAATCTACTCGTATAGCTGTTGAGCAGCAGCTTCTGGACAAGGGTCGCACGATGGTTTTATCGCTAGCTCGCACACTTGAGAATGTTACGGAGCAGGATTTTAAAACAGGTGTTGTGCTGGAGGATGGAACGAAATGGGATGGAAACAAGCTTAAAGAGGATTTTTTCAACGATACATTGACTGTAAATCCTGAAAGTGAGAAAGTGGCAGAAAAAAGACTAAAGGACTCATCCTATGCGGGGAAAGAATCGATTTTGTACAATGGAGAGTCCATTCCGCTATCTCAATATGAACTGAAATATGATAGTGCCTATGACCGTTATACGGATTACCGCTGGCAAGGCATTATGGATAGTTTTCTGACGGAGGAAAATGTTATTTTTGCTATTGCAGGCGCTTATTCAGAAAATCCGAATTTTGCGGGCTATATCCCAACACATAATAGCATTTACAGCCCCATGGGAGAAGAATCAAAAGATGCTTGGGGCGACGAGGGACTTCTTAGTCAAAACTACCGGGCTAATCGGATTTTTAACGATAAAACAGGCTACAATGCCGCTACGAATACGAAGACGGATGATGTCCTTCTGCAAAAATATAATAGACTCATAGACGGGAAAACGGTAGAAACGTGGGATATTTCCTATCCTTTAATTATCGATGGCAAACATTGGGGCGGGGTACGTGTTGCATTGTCAAAAGAAAAGGCCGATGCGCTCATCGCTTCAGAAAGAACGATGGTTGTCATGCAATTTGGCGGCCTGATGGTTGTTGTATTGGTCGTTTTGTTTCTGCTATCACAATTTATGGTAGGACGTAAGCTTCGTAATATTGTTCATGCAGCAATTAATCTTAATTCTAGCGAAGCGGATCTTACCTATCGTATAGAAAATAAAGGAAATGATGAAATTGCTCGCCTAGGCGAAGAAATCAATCATTTCATTGCCCATATGCAAGGCTTAATGCGGACGATTCGGAACAATGCCGCATCCGTATCGGATTTTGCAGGCCGATTAGGTGTAGGCTCGCAGCAAAGCCGAGAGCTCTCCTCGCAGCTTGCTTCCTCTGTGAATGAGATG from Paenibacillus sp. FSL K6-3182 carries:
- a CDS encoding extracellular solute-binding protein encodes the protein MKNKSALTWMLCMVLLFSVVLSACSGNGEKNKTTNTPSNNTATDAPTDDAAKPATEEKHEPVTIKLISWSDSYTELYKMFNEKYPWITIEQVPVNGKPIMEIIATLEAAGTPADLTWIDSDLISFDQAGLVEDLTPYIEKDMTFQDVQLPQGFFDTMTYKDKKLAVPFVDVPMWILVNKDLLAKHGVEMPANDWTYDDFRDVAKKITDPEAGEYGLTTQPEFQMRVLSTKAIADGHAANIHYLNEDLTQSLLNTPDVMNDVRWLSDFVWKDGSMQSNAKAKEQGDVSREFINGKTGFAIGGDWVLPGLKKDAKFEWDVLPFPRGKVSQPGYSIYGPLSLLSGSKHKEEAFLWISFQFSKVAQKWKIDQGANASVIDPELTAYYDETPMWEGKNKEAVKIAKENAKIQPGVTVPAWSEYNWNNILNEIIFDGADINKLIPETEKWNKRTLEVRESLK
- a CDS encoding DUF5696 domain-containing protein — its product is MVEFIKRTSLRVKLAAIAVCALLIIILVVILQGDELSPAQALAYTGIKERVVSKAPLYEGEAWKPQAGADGFAEALASENFALYIQPASTQIALVDKRTGYRWSSNPSEAQLSSETVKGVLLANLKSPFVLTYVRTQGKDQTIREVLNANDPKVQTTLIKTAEGLQVSYVFPEKQLGFTIQYELTAKGLKVRIPTEGIKEDGEYAVFTVDLLPYFGAASSEEDGYIFVPDGPGGLIRFDSERAGVSRGYIHQVYGLELTNTGNWTRSGERRENIAYPVFGMKRGSNAFMAVLTEGGDSANIAAMPPGLKSNMYNVFSNQIYREEYLYRMSRLAAPLKAVQKQRLDTDREVEYRFLNGDDAGYVGMAKAYRDYMTETGKLNEPLKPVEHTPLYLKIMGGNYTEAFSKIKYITATTFPQATNIVNGLLEKGVANLKVIYYGWQNQGDYDLYDRFPIEESLGGETAAKAFVSNMTKHGIDVMFEDDFVWIDSDNSDLSGKTNGIRGIDETVFVDEGWFISKPSRTVAMAYQTIEKLKEIGISGILYNWMGEMVFHDYDPSGIETRSDTIAVYDGLLEYTQKTLGTAGVYRGNDYAVGQSDFIANLPHESSYDFMVDETVPFYPIVLHGYVSYSLGDGNLRNDVETEFLKAIEYGAVPSFFLTHEDSRKLKYTAASFLFSSQYEKWTDRILKEYEAFDSLAGLYSQTIKNHEKLSENRFATVYEDGTRVIVDYNSKTFVVEKGVGA
- a CDS encoding YIP1 family protein; its protein translation is MKRFLIFLLLAATSMLVAPEAIHAELPYRTAYYDSNQSTWLRIQPVYSPAETKGVRFVEPIDLQVGADDKVYVADKGANRVIVLDNDGALLQTIGEEEGAGMLSAPEGLFVTPEGVVYVADSGNQRIAVFRADGTFDREYKKPASTFLEQEHFVPVKLVVDRRGVMYVSLNSSYQGLLRMNDKGEFMGFFGANKAQQTVLNWLKKLVLNKEQLDKETASLPRPISNVAIDKDGFIFTATAAGFGQGAIRKLNAGGVDAFKNKTLVNGHGIVDVASDSKGFLYNIDMESANINIYDQNGEALFAFGFIDNATQQYGVLGFPTSIGVDSKFGVWISDSRTGTIHKFVRTEFGSDVMNALGLYLEGKYEESKPYWDRVYARNDMYNGTFQGLGKVYLHENNNEDALTFLKTAFDTKGYSKAFWQIRLEFLQQHFIWIVLGLAALLLLLRYSRMLLKKQLQRRPLPESWQRPLGDLRNLWYVMLHPYHGFYKLKEARVAPWIIIFILVSVVAVKILTIYYTGFLFHPVELSQVNLFGSLGLFVVPWVTWIIANYLVCSVKDGEGKFREVIQGSTYALAPYLFFSIPTLLLSNIVTLDERVIVDSLNTVMFLWMGVMLIVMTQVIHNFDFVETLKNIAITIFTIGTIWLFAFLVFGLSYNLYDFFYQLYKEVTFYG
- a CDS encoding carbohydrate ABC transporter permease encodes the protein MIRKLRRVTPFQIILVTVFTALAAFMSLPIVFILNHAFKPQNELFLFPPRFLVQNPTLRNFESLILHASNATVPFTRYLFNSLIVAGLTLFTVIIVSTMAGYVLAKYQFHFKQLILSLITLSLMFAPETVGIPRYLIISGIGINNTYFGHILPALASPIAVFMLVGFISQIPGELLEAAKIDGASHFGIFTKMVLPLSVPAIATISIFTFQGVWGDVETSTLFMQEETMRTLAFYVNSLLSGLQNSVSGQNMAAAAGLLMFVPNLIIFLLFQRRVLETMVHSGIK
- a CDS encoding sugar ABC transporter permease, whose protein sequence is MNTQLSPSIAKPKQKSALRVKWNRFWREMRRDAFCYLFLAPFLICFLMFIVIPVVMAATLGFTSYDGFGSLHFIGVRNYISLFTQDIIFLTKAIPNTFLFALIVGPGGYVLAFLFAWLIHQLPIRIRDYYTLAFYAPSMAGGVALSVVWIATFSGDRVGYFNNFLLKMGWIDSPTIWLQDPKYLLNIMIIVSLWVSFSVGFLAMLAGLQTVNRELYEAGRIDGISSRLQEVFYITIPSMKPQMLFSAVMSIVGTLKAGGISTQLTGMAITPSYSGHLIINHIDDYAFIRFELGYASSVSVMLLIISYFAMRFAYRLFGSKEEL
- a CDS encoding carbohydrate ABC transporter permease codes for the protein MITAMKSEFEKVSRSVRGVLWGRKAQKTKMLVLGRSLSDGLLAKLIIYLLLSIVAYLYLQPILYMVSTMFKNMSDLLDPTVKWIPREITWENVTKALKGLQYPEALRNTALISVTCSLVQVIICAMTGYALARLELPFKGLFTALIILTFLIPPQVIIIPLYVIFSKLGLLNSIFVFLIPAIFGQGLKGALFILIFRQFFKAQPPSLEEAAKLDGASTARLFFGIMLPLARSACLVVFLFSFIWYWNMYYEPSMFLTKGFTPLSIRLDMLEDVLNPSLLGNTRTIVNPITESTKMAAAFLIILPPIIVFMFLQRWFVSGIERTGIVE
- a CDS encoding sugar ABC transporter permease → MQAKARVRAARLHLWKRYGMGLLFMLPWIIGFAMFVIIPISWSLFMSFNKVQVAVGGFKYEWVGLRNFRDAFLKDNIFPIELITYFQEMLLMVPIIVIFALLISLMLNQKFPGRFIFRALFFLPVIFATGQVLSELFLQGAGDIPFLEQYNLLPIVEEYVGKQFAETVMAVLGKAILILWYSGVQILIFIAGFQTISPTIYEAVRIDGASPWDSFWKITLPACVPFISLNVLYTIIDLFTFPLNPVLKHIKDNMFKVDTGYGYASALAWIYFGLIFALIALVLWLFNRSLKTRRVHS